One Nostocoides sp. HKS02 genomic window carries:
- a CDS encoding CDP-alcohol phosphatidyltransferase, protein MGAGVAAILLWLALVAPVDPALLSPSALARLPLEGIVALLVLLLAPAAARAAAAVVIGVLLALVLILRVVDLAFEVALGRAARPVTDWRYVGSAQGLLTDSVGRPAAVTGMVIGAAVVLAVLVLLPIGGLRLQRALARHHGGARRATMALTVAWLLCAVTGAQLTSGVPVASTSVADLVSSHVTQVRAALGDRTTFAAQVGVDRFQGTPGPALLQGLHGKDVLVVFVESYGRVAITGSSLSTGVDATLAAATARLRGAGYASQSAFLTSPTFGGISWLAHSTLESGLWIDSQQRYDTLVDTQRLTLSAAFGKAGWRTVGDVPANQVDWPQGKAFYRFDQLYDARNVGYAGPSFGYATMPDQYVLAALDSRELETPGHRPVMAEIDLVSSHSPWAPLPRLVPWSALGDGSVFAPMAAQGSSAATVWSAPSRVQAAYGQSIEYSLNAFVSFLEHTRDPNLVLVVLGDHQPSTVVSGLGASHDVPVSVVARDPAVMSRIAGWGWQPGLRPGAAAPVWRMDTFRDRFLTAYGP, encoded by the coding sequence GTGGGCGCCGGAGTCGCAGCGATCCTGCTCTGGCTCGCGCTCGTAGCCCCGGTCGACCCGGCCCTGCTCTCGCCGTCCGCGTTGGCGCGGCTGCCCCTGGAGGGCATCGTGGCGCTCCTGGTGCTGCTGCTCGCACCGGCGGCGGCCCGGGCGGCGGCTGCGGTCGTCATCGGGGTGCTCCTCGCGCTCGTGCTGATCCTCCGAGTGGTCGACCTCGCGTTCGAGGTGGCTCTCGGCAGGGCCGCCCGGCCGGTGACGGACTGGAGGTACGTCGGCTCGGCGCAGGGGCTGCTCACGGACTCGGTCGGGCGGCCGGCCGCGGTGACCGGCATGGTGATCGGTGCCGCGGTGGTGCTCGCGGTGCTGGTCCTCCTGCCGATCGGCGGCCTGCGCCTGCAGCGGGCCCTCGCGAGGCACCACGGGGGCGCGCGTCGCGCGACCATGGCCCTCACCGTGGCGTGGCTGCTCTGCGCCGTCACCGGCGCACAGCTGACGAGCGGCGTGCCCGTCGCGTCGACCAGTGTGGCCGACCTCGTCTCGAGCCACGTGACCCAGGTGCGTGCGGCTCTCGGCGACCGGACCACCTTTGCCGCACAGGTGGGTGTCGACCGGTTCCAGGGCACGCCCGGCCCCGCCCTGCTCCAGGGGTTGCACGGCAAGGACGTCCTCGTCGTGTTCGTCGAGAGCTACGGCCGGGTCGCCATCACGGGGTCCAGTCTGTCCACCGGCGTGGACGCGACCCTGGCTGCCGCGACCGCGCGGCTTCGGGGCGCGGGCTACGCGTCACAGAGCGCCTTCCTCACCTCACCGACGTTCGGTGGCATCAGCTGGCTGGCCCACTCGACGCTGGAGTCGGGCCTCTGGATCGACAGCCAGCAGCGGTACGACACCCTGGTGGACACCCAGCGGCTCACCCTGAGCGCGGCGTTCGGCAAGGCCGGATGGCGCACGGTCGGCGACGTGCCCGCCAACCAGGTCGACTGGCCGCAAGGCAAGGCCTTCTACCGCTTCGACCAGCTCTACGACGCGCGGAACGTGGGGTATGCCGGACCGAGCTTCGGGTACGCGACCATGCCGGACCAGTACGTCCTGGCCGCCCTCGACAGTCGCGAGCTCGAGACACCTGGGCACCGACCAGTCATGGCGGAGATCGACTTGGTGTCGAGCCACTCGCCGTGGGCGCCCCTGCCGCGGCTGGTCCCCTGGAGCGCGCTCGGCGACGGCTCGGTCTTCGCCCCGATGGCTGCCCAGGGCTCCTCGGCCGCGACGGTGTGGAGCGCTCCCAGCCGGGTGCAGGCGGCATACGGGCAGTCCATCGAGTACTCGCTGAACGCGTTCGTCTCCTTCCTCGAGCACACCCGGGACCCGAACCTCGTCCTCGTCGTCCTCGGCGACCACCAGCCCTCCACGGTGGTCTCGGGGCTCGGCGCGAGCCACGACGTGCCGGTCTCGGTCGTCGCTCGGGATCCGGCCGTGATGAGCCGGATCGCCGGGTGGGGCTGGCAGCCCGGTCTGCGTCCCGGTGCCGCTGCGCCGGTGTGGCGGATGGACACGTTCCGCGACCGCTTCCTCACCGCGTACGGGCCGTGA
- a CDS encoding TraR/DksA C4-type zinc finger protein has translation MTDPQTAAATRLEADRYETTARLASLRRDFGAMVAASLDSNADDEHDPEGATIAYERSQLDALIHQAERHLADLTAAQARLAQGSYGVCAVCGKAIDPARLEARPVARTCVACA, from the coding sequence ATGACCGATCCCCAGACTGCTGCCGCGACGCGGCTCGAGGCGGACCGGTACGAGACGACAGCCCGGCTGGCGTCGCTGCGACGAGACTTCGGGGCCATGGTGGCGGCCTCGCTCGACTCCAACGCCGACGACGAGCACGACCCGGAGGGCGCGACGATCGCCTACGAGCGGTCCCAGCTCGACGCCCTCATCCACCAGGCCGAGCGCCACCTCGCCGACCTCACCGCTGCGCAGGCCAGGCTGGCCCAGGGCAGCTACGGCGTGTGCGCGGTCTGCGGCAAGGCCATCGACCCGGCCAGGCTCGAGGCGCGTCCGGTCGCCCGCACCTGCGTCGCCTGCGCCTGA